Proteins co-encoded in one Cuculus canorus isolate bCucCan1 chromosome 22, bCucCan1.pri, whole genome shotgun sequence genomic window:
- the STK40 gene encoding serine/threonine-protein kinase 40 isoform X1, which translates to MEPRMKRRASDRGAGETSTKAKALCTGISGNNAKRAGPFILGPRLGNSPVPSIVQCLARKDGTDDFYQLKILTLEERGDKGIETQEERQGKMLLHTEYSLLSLLHNQEGVVHHHGLFQDRACEIIEDLEANRMVRKMKKRICLVLDCLCAHDFSDKTADLINLQHYVIKEKRLSERETVVIFYDVVRVVEALHKKNIVHRDLKLGNMVLNKRTHRITITNFCLGKHLVSEDDLLKDQRGSPAYISPDVLSGRPYRGKPSDMWALGVVLFTMLYGQFPFYDSIPQELFRKIKAAEYTIPEDGRVSENTVCLIRKLLVLDPQQRLTASEVLDSLSSIIASWQSMSSLSGPLQVVPDIDDQVANPENPQEVKVTEECSQYEFENYMRQQLLLAEEKNTLHEAKSFLQKRQFGNIPPVRRLGHDAQPMNPLDAAILAQRYLRK; encoded by the exons agCCAAGGATGAAGCGGCGAGCATCGGACAGAGGAGCTGGGGAAACATCCACTAAGGCAAAAGCTCTTTGTACAGGGATTTCTGGAAACAATGCCAAAAGAGCGGGCCCTTTTATACTAG GTCCGCGCTTAGGTAACTCCCCCGTGCCAAGTATTGTTCAGTGTTTGGCAAGAAAGGATGGGACAGATGACTTTTATCAGCTAAAG ATTCTCACCTTAGAAGAAAGGGGTGATAAAGGAATAGAAACCCAGGAAGAACGACAGGGCAAGATGCTGCTGCACACAGAGtattccctcctttccctgctccacaACCAGGAAGGAGTGGTCCATCATCACGGGCTCTTTCAG GACCGAGCTTGTGAAATTATAGAAGACCTAGAAGCCAATAGAATggtcagaaaaatgaagaagcgCATTTGTCTCGTGTTAGACTGTCTCTGTGCCCATGATTTCAGTGACAAAACAGCAGATCTGATCAATCTGCAGCATTATGTCATTAAAGAGAAGAGGCTCAGCGAGCGGGAGACGGTAGTGATATTCTACGATGTGGTACGAGTGGTAGAAGCATTACATAAG aaaaatattgtgcaCAGAGACTTGAAACTAGGAAACATGGTGCTAAACAAAAG GACTCATCGAATAACCATAACAAACTTCTGTCTCGGGAAGCACCTCGTGAGTGAAGATGACCTGCTGAAAGACCAGCGAGGGAGCCCTGCCTACATCAGCCCAGATGTACTTAGCG GACGGCCGTACCGTGGAAAACCTAGCGACATGTGGGCGTTGGGCGTGGTGCTCTTCACCATGCTCTATGGTCAGTTCCCTTTCTACGACAGCATACCTCAGGAGCTCTTCCGCAAAATCAAGGCTGCCGAGTACACCATCCCTGA GGATGGACGGGTCTCAGAAAACACTGTGTGCTTGATCCGAAAACTTCTGGTCTTGGATCCGCAGCAGCGTCTGACAGCTTCTGAAGTGCTGGATTCTCTCAGCTCCATCATAGCATCGTG GCAGTCCATGTCCTCGCTGAGTGGCCCTCTGCAAGTGGTGCCGGACATCGATGACCAAGTGGCTAACCCTGAAAACCCCCAAGAG GTGAAGGTGACGGAGGAGTGCTCACAGTACGAGTTTGAGAACTACatgaggcagcagctgctcttggCTGAGGAGAAGAACACTTTGCATGAGGCCAAGAGCTTCCTACAGAAGCGGCAGTTTGGGAACATCCCCCCAGTGCGACGCCTGGGCCACGATGCCCAACCCATGAACCCTTTGGACGCAGCTATCCTGGCCCAGAGATACCTTCGGAAGTAG
- the STK40 gene encoding serine/threonine-protein kinase 40 isoform X2, with the protein MKRRASDRGAGETSTKAKALCTGISGNNAKRAGPFILGPRLGNSPVPSIVQCLARKDGTDDFYQLKILTLEERGDKGIETQEERQGKMLLHTEYSLLSLLHNQEGVVHHHGLFQDRACEIIEDLEANRMVRKMKKRICLVLDCLCAHDFSDKTADLINLQHYVIKEKRLSERETVVIFYDVVRVVEALHKKNIVHRDLKLGNMVLNKRTHRITITNFCLGKHLVSEDDLLKDQRGSPAYISPDVLSGRPYRGKPSDMWALGVVLFTMLYGQFPFYDSIPQELFRKIKAAEYTIPEDGRVSENTVCLIRKLLVLDPQQRLTASEVLDSLSSIIASWQSMSSLSGPLQVVPDIDDQVANPENPQEVKVTEECSQYEFENYMRQQLLLAEEKNTLHEAKSFLQKRQFGNIPPVRRLGHDAQPMNPLDAAILAQRYLRK; encoded by the exons ATGAAGCGGCGAGCATCGGACAGAGGAGCTGGGGAAACATCCACTAAGGCAAAAGCTCTTTGTACAGGGATTTCTGGAAACAATGCCAAAAGAGCGGGCCCTTTTATACTAG GTCCGCGCTTAGGTAACTCCCCCGTGCCAAGTATTGTTCAGTGTTTGGCAAGAAAGGATGGGACAGATGACTTTTATCAGCTAAAG ATTCTCACCTTAGAAGAAAGGGGTGATAAAGGAATAGAAACCCAGGAAGAACGACAGGGCAAGATGCTGCTGCACACAGAGtattccctcctttccctgctccacaACCAGGAAGGAGTGGTCCATCATCACGGGCTCTTTCAG GACCGAGCTTGTGAAATTATAGAAGACCTAGAAGCCAATAGAATggtcagaaaaatgaagaagcgCATTTGTCTCGTGTTAGACTGTCTCTGTGCCCATGATTTCAGTGACAAAACAGCAGATCTGATCAATCTGCAGCATTATGTCATTAAAGAGAAGAGGCTCAGCGAGCGGGAGACGGTAGTGATATTCTACGATGTGGTACGAGTGGTAGAAGCATTACATAAG aaaaatattgtgcaCAGAGACTTGAAACTAGGAAACATGGTGCTAAACAAAAG GACTCATCGAATAACCATAACAAACTTCTGTCTCGGGAAGCACCTCGTGAGTGAAGATGACCTGCTGAAAGACCAGCGAGGGAGCCCTGCCTACATCAGCCCAGATGTACTTAGCG GACGGCCGTACCGTGGAAAACCTAGCGACATGTGGGCGTTGGGCGTGGTGCTCTTCACCATGCTCTATGGTCAGTTCCCTTTCTACGACAGCATACCTCAGGAGCTCTTCCGCAAAATCAAGGCTGCCGAGTACACCATCCCTGA GGATGGACGGGTCTCAGAAAACACTGTGTGCTTGATCCGAAAACTTCTGGTCTTGGATCCGCAGCAGCGTCTGACAGCTTCTGAAGTGCTGGATTCTCTCAGCTCCATCATAGCATCGTG GCAGTCCATGTCCTCGCTGAGTGGCCCTCTGCAAGTGGTGCCGGACATCGATGACCAAGTGGCTAACCCTGAAAACCCCCAAGAG GTGAAGGTGACGGAGGAGTGCTCACAGTACGAGTTTGAGAACTACatgaggcagcagctgctcttggCTGAGGAGAAGAACACTTTGCATGAGGCCAAGAGCTTCCTACAGAAGCGGCAGTTTGGGAACATCCCCCCAGTGCGACGCCTGGGCCACGATGCCCAACCCATGAACCCTTTGGACGCAGCTATCCTGGCCCAGAGATACCTTCGGAAGTAG